In the Chroogloeocystis siderophila 5.2 s.c.1 genome, TGAGGAGTTAGGTTCTTTAACCAAAGGTAAAAAAGCAGATTTGGTACTATATGACCTTACTAGCTTATCACTGCTACCGCGCACCGATCCGATTGGTTTACTCATCCTCGGTCGTCCTACACAAGCTGTCAACAGTGTTTGGGTAAATGGCAGGCAAATCGTCGATAATGGTGAAGTTGCAACAGTTGATGTCGATGAATTGCGACACAATTTATTTGAACGCAGTCAGTGGGATTTCAACCGTCAATCAAAAACCGTAGGTGAAATCGAAGCACACTACCGCGAAGTCATGGGCTTAGGATTAGCCAAAGAGTATTCATAGTCTCCTCTCTTTGTCTCAACAGCTTATGCTTCACAGCTAACACACTGGCGTAGATTGACTGTTTGTTCTATGCAAGTGCTAGGTTACATAGCTTAATCTAGTCTAAAAGGTGCTTTGGTCATACCAAACGCAAACGTAGAGTCGCCATGAAAAAAGTAGCAGTATTTGGCAACGCTGGAGGCGGTAAATCAACTCTCAGCAAAAGACTATCACAAATGACTGGTTTACCACTTTACGTCTTAGACAAGATTCAATATCCATCAGGAAACACTGAGGTTCCGCAGGAAGAATATCAGCACATCCATGCGCAAATTTTGGCGACTGATCGATGGATTATTGACGGGTTTGGTTGCACAGAAACCCTCTGGCTACGACTAAATGAAGCTGATAGTCTAGTTTTTGTCGATCTACCGCTATATGTGCATTTTTGGTGGGTGACTAAACGAATGCTTCTAGGTTACTTTAACCCACCAGAAGGCTGGCCGCAAAACAGTCCAATATTGAAAAGTTCGCTGAGTAGTTACCGCGTGCTTTGGCTGTGTCACAAGTATTTGAACCCAAAATATCGCGAATATATCCAGCAGGCTCAAAGCATAAAGAGTGTTTATCACATTCGATCAACTGCACAGATCTCGCAATTTTTTGAATTGATTGGAAATCGGGCTAACCATAGAAATAGTGCATCAGCCTAACAGTTGCGCTACACTACTCGCCTTTGAAATATAGCCACGTTAGTACCTGACAGACGAGATCGCGATCCTTCTATCGAGAATATCCTAAGTACTTGCGAAGCTGCTTCAGAGGTCAGAACCTCATAATCTATGGTCTTTGGTTTATAGATGTGGCACTATACAACCAGTAGATTGTGTAGACGAGAGCTATTCATAGTGCCAAGACGCCCTCGTGTTGTTGTGGTTGGTTCTGGTTTTGGTGGGTTGAGAGCAACCCAATCGCTAGCGCGTGCTGACATCAATGTCTTACTCATTGACCGCAACAATTACCATACATTTATTCCTCTGTTGTATCAGGTAGCCGTTGCTGAACTTCAACCTGAACAAATTGCTTATCCTGTGCGTAGTCTTCTCCGACGATTAGCTTTTGCTAATTTTTTGATGGCAGAAGTCACACACATCGACTTTGCTAATCAGGTTGTCATTACTGATGGTTTAACAATTCCATATGATTTTTTGATTCTCTCTACTGGTAGTGAATCGCAGTTTTTAGGAATACCAGGGGCTGACAAGTATGCTTTACCCATGAAAACGCTGCAAGAAGCCGTGTACATACGCAACCATATTCTGTCTTGTTTTGAACAAGCGGTACGCGAACTCGATCCCGCACAGCGTCGATTACTTTTGACGTTTGTGATTGTGGGCGGTGGACCAACCGGCGTAGAATTAGCGGGAGCCTTAGTA is a window encoding:
- a CDS encoding adenylate kinase — protein: MKKVAVFGNAGGGKSTLSKRLSQMTGLPLYVLDKIQYPSGNTEVPQEEYQHIHAQILATDRWIIDGFGCTETLWLRLNEADSLVFVDLPLYVHFWWVTKRMLLGYFNPPEGWPQNSPILKSSLSSYRVLWLCHKYLNPKYREYIQQAQSIKSVYHIRSTAQISQFFELIGNRANHRNSASA